From the Vicia villosa cultivar HV-30 ecotype Madison, WI unplaced genomic scaffold, Vvil1.0 ctg.000004F_1_1_1, whole genome shotgun sequence genome, one window contains:
- the LOC131621417 gene encoding ABC transporter E family member 2, producing the protein MSDRLTRIAIVSNDRCKPKKCRQECKKSCPVVRTGRLCIEVSSQSKIAYISEELCIGCGICVKKCPFEAIQIINLPKDLDKDTTHRYGPNTFKLHRLPVPRPGQVLGLVGTNGIGKSTALKVLAGKLKPNLGRFTNPPDWQEILTYFRGSELQNYFTRILEDDLKAIIKPQYVDHIPKAVQGNVGQVLDQKNERDMKEELCADLELNQVIDRNVGDLSGGELQRFAIAVVAIQNAEIYMFDEPSSYLDVKQRLKAAQVVRSLLRPNSYVIVVEHDLSVLDYLSDFICCLYGKPGAYGVVTLPFSVREGINIFLSGFVPTENLRFREDSLTFKVAETPQETAEEAQSYARYKYPSMTKTQGNFRLRVVEGEFTDSQIVVMLGENGTGKTTFIRMLAGLLKPDVIEGGSEVEMPEFNVSYKPQKISPKFQSTVRHLLHQKIRDAYTHPQFMSDVMKPLLIEQLMDQEVVNLSGGELQRVALCLCLGKPADIYLIDEPSAYLDSEQRIVAAKVIKRFILHAKKTAFVVEHDFIMATYLADRVIVYEGQPSIDCQANCPQSLLTGMNLFLSHLDITFRRDPTNFRPRINKLDSTKDREQKHAGSYYYLDD; encoded by the exons ATGTCAGATCGATTGACGCGTATTGCCATCGTTAGCAACGACAGATGCAAGCCCAAAAAGTGCCGCCAGGAGTGTAAGAAGAGTTGCCCCGTCGTCAGAACCG GTAGATTGTGTATCGAGGTTTCTTCTCAGTCGAAGATTGCTTACATTTCTGAGGAATTGTGCATTGGATGCGGTATTTGTGTTAAG AAATGTCCTTTTGAAGCTATTCAAATTATCAATTTGCCTAAGGATTTGGACAAAGACACCACTCACAGATATGGTCCTAACACTTTTAAGCTTCACAG GTTGCCGGTTCCGAGGCCGGGGCAAGTGCTTGGTTTGGTTGGGACAAATGGAATTGGGAAGTCCACTGCACTTAAAGTTTTGGCTGGAAAATTGAAGCCAAACTTGGGTCGTTTCACT AATCCCCCTGATTGGCAGGAAATTTTGACCTATTTTCGAGGATCTGAATTACAGAATTACTTTACTCGCATTCTAGAGGATGATTTAAAG GCTATCATCAAGCCTCAGTATGTTGATCACATTCCAAAAGCAGTGCAAGGGAATGTAGGGCAGGTTCTAGACCAAAAGAATGAAAGAGATATGAAAGAAGAACTCTGTGCTGATCTTGAACTTAATCAAGTTATAGATCGTAATGTTGGTGATCTATCAGGGGGTGAGCTCCAAAGGTTTGCGATTGCAGTTGTTGCCATCCAAAATGCTGAGATATACATGTTTGACGAACCTTCCAGTTATCTTGATGTGAAACAGAGACTGAAAGCTGCACAAGTTGTCCGGTCTTTGCTAAGGCCTAATAG CTATGTAATTGTTGTTGAGCACGATCTTAGTGTCTTGGACTACTTATCAGACTTTATTTGCTGTTTGTATGGCAAGCCTGGTGCTTATGGAGTGGTAACACTTCCCTTCTCAGTCAGAGAAGGAATTAATATCTTCTTGTCTGGTTTTGTTCCAACAGAAAATCTTAGGTTTCGGGAGGACTCTCTTACCTTCAAG GTTGCAGAGACTCCCCAGGAAACGGCTGAAGAGGCTCAATCGTATGCTCGATACAAATACCCAAGTATGACCAAAACTCAAGGCAATTTCAGGCTTCGTGTAGTTGAAGGAGAATTTACAGATTCTCAGATTGTTGTGATGCTTGGTGAGAATGGGACGGGAAAGACAACATTCATTCGAATGCTg GCTGGTTTATTGAAACCTGATGTTATAGAAGGTGGATCTGAGGTGGAGATGCCCGAGTTCAATGTTTCATACAAACCTCAAAAAATTAGCCCCAAGTTCCAATCAACTGTTAGACACCTGCTACATCAAAAAATTCGTGATGCATATACTCATCCCCAATTTATGTCAGATGTGATGAAACCCCTACTTATCGAACAGTTGATGGACCAAGAAGTTGTGAATCTTTCTGGTGGAGAGTTGCAAAGAGTTGCCTTATGCCTTTGTCTTGGAAAG CCTGCAGACATTTATCTGATAGATGAGCCAAGTGCATATCTTGATTCTGAACAACGTATTGTTGCTGCAAAAGTCATCAAAAGGTTTATTCTTCATGCAAAGAAGACAGCTTTTGTGGTTGAGCATGATTTCATCATGGCAACTTATCTTGCTGACAGAGTTATTGTTTATGAGGGTCAACCTTCAATTGATTGTCAGGCAAATTGTCCACAATCACTTCTCACTGGGATGAATCTTTTCTTATCC CATCTTGATATCACATTTAGAAGAGACCCAACTAATTTTCGCCCGAGGATCAACAAACTTGATTCAACCAAGGACAGAGAGCAAAAGCATGCGGGTTCTTATTATTATCTTGATGACTGA